In Myxococcus stipitatus, the following are encoded in one genomic region:
- a CDS encoding tetratricopeptide repeat protein, whose translation MNRVGAVTFGAFLLLAGVSMTAEATEAPREQPASRFPLWGPLTPGPHAVGYKVLYRFDPSRTWAETRPYGKSFSPDRLGRPMRISIWYPASRPQGKPQRFEDYFRGGTAPKGFEDVEAQVLERDGGTYRGNFGDTAAALAATPVNASVNAPAAKGRFPVVLTTGGQGALLTTNSTLAEYLASHGYVVVTVFTLGRSQGEPSLGLSPSEVAITVRDFEFTAGVVRDLPNVDPARLAMVGHSLGGSSAVLFAMQNTNVSAVVGLDGTYGFPNPPAVPGILSVTEGYHYAPGRMRAALLDLRRQQPFIDLGAVRAFRHSERYLLTVAQTQHSSFTTGAMHSLFLPEVEPNPSGITRRSSGEGFYWSCEVVKAFLDLQLKADVNGLTRMKQAVETNPRATMTHEPAMAPRPPPSTVLAQLEELGLDAVITTIEQLRRELPEEPVVEEAVFNERGYALLGQQKPEQAVRVFRLVAHFHPTSANAADSLGDAYVAAGQKEQARASFERAIQLAPSDAALNTESRASLLAESTRKLKALTP comes from the coding sequence ATGAACCGGGTCGGAGCCGTGACGTTCGGTGCGTTTCTGTTGCTGGCGGGCGTCTCGATGACAGCGGAGGCCACCGAGGCGCCGCGCGAACAGCCCGCGAGCCGTTTTCCACTCTGGGGTCCCCTGACACCCGGCCCCCATGCCGTCGGCTACAAGGTCTTGTACCGTTTCGACCCGAGCCGAACCTGGGCGGAGACGCGCCCCTACGGAAAGTCGTTCTCGCCGGACCGGCTGGGCCGGCCCATGCGAATCAGCATCTGGTATCCCGCGAGCCGGCCTCAGGGAAAGCCCCAGCGCTTCGAGGACTACTTCCGTGGGGGGACCGCCCCCAAGGGCTTCGAGGACGTCGAGGCCCAGGTCCTCGAGCGGGATGGCGGCACCTACCGCGGCAACTTCGGCGACACCGCCGCCGCACTGGCCGCGACCCCGGTGAACGCGAGCGTGAATGCCCCCGCCGCCAAGGGGCGCTTCCCGGTCGTCCTCACCACCGGTGGACAGGGAGCCCTGCTCACGACGAATTCGACCCTGGCGGAGTACCTGGCGAGCCATGGGTATGTGGTCGTCACCGTCTTCACCCTGGGGCGCAGCCAGGGCGAGCCCTCGCTGGGACTCTCGCCCTCCGAAGTCGCCATCACCGTGAGGGACTTCGAGTTCACCGCCGGGGTGGTGAGGGACCTTCCGAACGTGGACCCGGCGCGGCTGGCCATGGTCGGCCACAGCCTGGGCGGCAGCTCGGCGGTCCTCTTCGCGATGCAGAACACCAATGTCTCGGCCGTGGTCGGACTGGATGGGACGTATGGCTTTCCCAACCCGCCCGCCGTGCCCGGAATCCTTTCGGTGACAGAGGGCTATCATTACGCACCGGGCAGGATGCGGGCCGCGCTCCTGGACCTGCGCCGGCAGCAGCCGTTCATCGACCTTGGCGCCGTGCGCGCCTTCCGGCACTCGGAGCGGTATCTGCTGACCGTTGCCCAGACGCAGCACTCCAGCTTCACCACGGGAGCGATGCACTCCCTCTTCCTGCCCGAGGTTGAACCCAATCCGTCTGGAATCACCCGGCGGTCGAGCGGCGAGGGTTTCTATTGGTCCTGCGAGGTCGTCAAGGCGTTCCTCGACCTCCAGTTGAAGGCAGACGTCAACGGACTGACTCGGATGAAGCAGGCCGTCGAGACGAATCCGCGCGCGACCATGACCCACGAGCCCGCGATGGCCCCCAGGCCCCCGCCCTCCACTGTCCTCGCCCAGTTGGAGGAACTGGGATTGGACGCGGTCATCACGACCATTGAACAACTCCGGCGCGAGCTCCCCGAGGAGCCCGTCGTCGAGGAAGCTGTCTTCAACGAGAGGGGTTACGCGCTGCTCGGACAGCAGAAGCCCGAGCAGGCCGTGCGAGTCTTCCGGCTCGTCGCGCACTTCCATCCCACGTCCGCGAACGCAGCCGACAGCCTGGGAGATGCCTATGTCGCCGCGGGACAGAAGGAGCAGGCACGGGCCTCGTTCGAGCGCGCCATCCAGCTCGCCCCGTCGGACGCCGCCCTCAACACCGAATCCAGGGCCTCCTTGCTCGCGGAAAGCACCCGGAAGCTCAAGGCGCTCACCCCCTGA
- a CDS encoding endo-1,C4-beta-glucanase produces MGPTTVDFNYPNASQIHYSLQVIGGTLAEVDIDASGNSATDRYHASAERYLSSTQPPSISGWLAMIPVAEVTVTGTATLRTASGALIQRTLNWQTLNMLQGQNSVSWTFDLANKGNLAGAINFPPSASIASHEVRFQGIYGTATQGIEGRQPLQPRSAYDIELPPGMYDVYLRTHFMAGPQYSDTKLYRVTVTTGATTSLNFTESLGTAQAPLLVTGFFSNADVDWARMGLVRVDPLAPFVTQAVDTSLENGRFDFSLPYGNWARDVIELSFINGFTPTTSLVAGGYLNANVSRQFTSQGNPPLVVPPDATVSFGTEVIPLVKTTLYFDVREASPTDPEILVTRPSAQLSRSHYSGGARWVSISNSYGPDVSKSVATLDVVAEPGTYQMTARAEVNGGTTTFSARTLTIAEPTLTPFGTNVSITPVDKQDLKVNVTFPQVTGGGITSVVESPLAPELPEGIKMFCPDGASAEGVDCSPVFYDIESTAQFPQATVCIRRKFQGNNGLAQFLRLYHYNENAQPSGQWEELPPPPGEEPAFDCSADLQACGCASEAACGINTNAEPPISVIRVCGVTNSFSPFAVGATSLAFTNKVNGVEYQGPTGPAALQTWTAEASGKYRITATGASGASAAAGYSGGCGAKVSGVFTLQANDTVHMLVGQKGTAATYSAGGGGGSFVTLNGNPLLIAGGGGGLRSGAQVPGRSGSTGTAGTAGSTSATYASGFIAGGTNGQGGTRAAAYGAGGGGWFTSGASDGSYGEGGFSFLTGGKGGAGKSCGGLAHGGYGGGGAGNGCYGGGGGGGYSGGGGGRVGGGGGSLNTGAQPTQAEGVCTPSGHGRITIEFVRP; encoded by the coding sequence GTGGGGCCGACCACGGTGGACTTCAACTATCCGAACGCGAGTCAAATCCACTACTCGCTCCAGGTGATTGGGGGCACGCTCGCCGAAGTCGATATCGACGCCTCGGGGAATTCAGCGACGGATCGCTACCACGCCTCCGCCGAGCGGTATCTCTCCAGTACGCAGCCACCCTCCATCTCGGGTTGGCTCGCCATGATTCCCGTGGCCGAGGTCACCGTGACTGGCACGGCCACGCTGCGCACCGCGTCTGGGGCTTTGATTCAGCGCACGCTCAACTGGCAGACCCTCAACATGCTCCAGGGACAGAACAGCGTCAGCTGGACGTTCGACCTCGCCAACAAGGGAAATCTCGCGGGGGCCATCAACTTCCCCCCGAGCGCCTCCATCGCCTCCCACGAGGTCCGCTTCCAGGGAATCTATGGCACGGCCACCCAGGGCATTGAAGGCCGTCAGCCGCTCCAACCGAGGAGCGCCTACGACATCGAGCTGCCGCCGGGCATGTATGACGTCTACCTGCGCACGCACTTCATGGCGGGCCCGCAGTACTCGGACACCAAGCTCTACCGCGTCACCGTCACCACGGGCGCCACGACGTCGCTGAACTTCACGGAGTCGCTCGGCACCGCCCAGGCGCCACTGCTCGTGACGGGCTTCTTCTCCAACGCGGATGTCGACTGGGCCCGCATGGGGCTTGTGCGCGTGGACCCGTTGGCCCCCTTCGTCACGCAGGCCGTCGACACGTCCCTGGAGAATGGTCGCTTCGACTTCTCGCTCCCCTATGGAAACTGGGCGCGGGATGTCATCGAGCTGTCCTTCATCAACGGCTTCACCCCCACCACCTCCCTGGTCGCGGGTGGATATCTCAACGCCAATGTGAGCCGCCAATTCACGAGCCAGGGAAATCCACCGCTCGTGGTTCCGCCGGACGCGACCGTGAGCTTCGGCACCGAGGTGATTCCGCTCGTCAAGACGACCCTCTACTTCGACGTGCGCGAAGCGAGCCCGACGGACCCCGAGATTCTCGTCACCCGTCCGTCCGCCCAGCTGTCCCGGAGCCATTACTCGGGAGGGGCGCGGTGGGTCTCCATCTCCAACTCCTACGGTCCTGACGTCAGCAAGAGCGTCGCGACCCTTGACGTGGTCGCGGAGCCCGGCACGTACCAGATGACTGCTCGTGCCGAGGTCAACGGCGGCACCACGACGTTCTCCGCTCGGACCCTCACCATCGCGGAGCCCACCCTGACGCCGTTCGGCACGAACGTGTCCATCACCCCTGTCGACAAGCAGGACCTCAAGGTGAATGTGACGTTCCCGCAGGTGACGGGCGGGGGCATCACCTCGGTGGTCGAGTCTCCGCTGGCGCCGGAGCTGCCCGAGGGCATCAAGATGTTCTGCCCCGACGGGGCCAGCGCGGAGGGCGTGGACTGCAGCCCTGTCTTCTACGACATCGAGTCCACCGCCCAGTTCCCGCAGGCGACGGTGTGCATCCGCCGGAAGTTCCAGGGCAACAACGGGCTTGCCCAGTTCCTGCGCCTCTACCACTACAACGAGAACGCGCAGCCCTCTGGCCAGTGGGAGGAATTGCCGCCGCCTCCAGGCGAAGAGCCCGCGTTCGATTGCAGCGCCGACCTCCAGGCGTGTGGCTGTGCCAGCGAAGCGGCTTGCGGCATCAACACGAATGCGGAGCCTCCCATCAGCGTCATCCGCGTCTGTGGTGTCACCAACAGCTTCTCTCCGTTCGCCGTGGGCGCGACCTCGCTCGCCTTCACCAACAAGGTGAACGGCGTGGAGTACCAGGGGCCGACCGGGCCTGCGGCCTTGCAGACGTGGACGGCGGAAGCGAGCGGCAAGTACCGAATCACGGCCACCGGCGCGAGCGGCGCGAGCGCGGCGGCGGGCTACTCCGGTGGGTGTGGCGCCAAGGTCAGCGGCGTCTTCACGCTTCAGGCGAACGACACGGTGCACATGCTCGTGGGGCAGAAGGGCACCGCGGCCACCTATAGCGCGGGCGGTGGTGGTGGCTCCTTCGTGACGTTGAATGGCAATCCGCTGCTCATCGCGGGCGGCGGTGGTGGCCTTCGCTCGGGGGCTCAGGTCCCCGGTCGCAGTGGCAGCACGGGCACGGCGGGCACCGCGGGCTCGACGAGCGCCACATATGCGTCTGGCTTCATCGCGGGCGGGACGAATGGCCAGGGCGGCACGCGCGCCGCGGCCTATGGCGCCGGAGGTGGCGGCTGGTTCACCAGCGGCGCTTCGGATGGGAGCTACGGTGAGGGCGGCTTCTCCTTCCTCACCGGTGGCAAGGGCGGCGCGGGCAAGTCGTGTGGTGGCCTCGCGCACGGCGGCTACGGCGGTGGTGGCGCGGGCAATGGCTGCTACGGCGGTGGTGGCGGTGGTGGGTACTCCGGCGGTGGCGGTGGCCGCGTGGGTGGTGGTGGCGGCTCGTTGAACACCGGCGCTCAGCCGACGCAGGCCGAGGGCGTGTGCACGCCGAGCGGCCACGGGCGCATCACCATCGAGTTCGTTCGCCCGTAG
- a CDS encoding serine hydrolase yields the protein MKPFRVKSLLTVLSLLTISFVGCGVPPEESHADSASTSQALAGPNDAWVARHGLTSAQYQTEFNTWEGQGYRLSYVSGYEEAGSARYAAIWEQTSGPAWRASHGLTSAQYQTTVVNQQGQGYRPVMVNGYSVGGVAYFAVIFHVDSGVAWVARHDLTPAQYQSEFNNWVGQGYRLVHVSGYTSGGAERYAAIWDKTSGPASRAYHGMTAAQYQSTFNTNAAQGYELAKVSSYNVGGTDLYAAIFHASSGIPTAARHGLTSAGYQQAVMDLKYQGYRPVMVAAHNNGSQPEFAMLWRNLTFSAADLQHIDNTVQQAMATSNTVGLSLAITRRGRLVFAKGYGVADRTTNTPVNTSHRFRVASVSKPMTSIGIMRLIESGQIRLTDRVFGQGGLLGETFGAQGTYRDSRVLNITVQHLLEHTAGGWDNSDADGSDDPMFMNTSMTHAQLIQWVLQNVPLEFAPGTRYQYSNFGYSVLGRIIERVTGMPYDTYMRDRVFTPSGATSFAVGGDTLSARLPNEVVYYQLGAGAANPYGMPVRRMDAHGGWVVTPIDAVRVAVRADGFSTVPDLLSATSLATMTTRTTAPDTAGNPVNYAKGWAVNSIPNWWHNGYVPGTLALLVRTDDRYGPSRTEEFAWSAMTNSNNKPLSGTSDINLDGLMWSVVNGVSAWPAHDLF from the coding sequence ATGAAGCCGTTCAGGGTGAAATCACTTCTGACAGTTCTGTCATTGCTGACCATCTCCTTCGTGGGATGTGGGGTTCCTCCAGAGGAATCCCACGCGGATTCAGCGTCCACGTCCCAGGCATTGGCCGGCCCCAATGATGCCTGGGTGGCTCGCCACGGGCTCACCTCCGCCCAATATCAGACGGAATTCAACACCTGGGAGGGCCAGGGCTATCGCCTGTCCTATGTCAGTGGTTACGAGGAAGCGGGCAGTGCCCGCTACGCGGCCATCTGGGAGCAGACGAGCGGCCCGGCATGGCGAGCCTCCCACGGGCTGACCTCCGCGCAGTACCAGACCACCGTCGTCAATCAGCAGGGGCAGGGCTATCGCCCGGTGATGGTCAATGGGTACAGCGTCGGAGGCGTGGCGTACTTCGCGGTCATCTTCCACGTGGACAGCGGCGTGGCCTGGGTGGCTCGCCATGACCTGACCCCGGCCCAGTACCAGTCGGAGTTCAACAACTGGGTGGGACAGGGTTACCGGCTCGTGCACGTGAGTGGCTACACGTCCGGTGGCGCGGAGCGATATGCGGCCATCTGGGACAAGACGAGTGGCCCGGCCTCGCGGGCCTACCACGGCATGACGGCGGCCCAGTACCAGTCCACGTTCAACACCAACGCGGCCCAGGGGTATGAGCTGGCGAAGGTCAGCAGCTACAACGTGGGCGGCACGGACCTGTACGCGGCCATCTTCCACGCGTCCTCGGGGATTCCGACCGCGGCGCGGCACGGGCTCACCTCGGCCGGGTATCAGCAGGCGGTGATGGACCTCAAGTATCAGGGCTACCGCCCTGTCATGGTGGCGGCGCACAACAATGGGAGCCAGCCCGAGTTCGCCATGCTCTGGCGGAACCTGACGTTCAGCGCGGCCGACCTGCAACACATCGACAACACCGTCCAGCAGGCGATGGCCACCTCGAACACCGTCGGCCTGTCGCTGGCCATCACCCGTCGTGGGCGCCTCGTGTTCGCCAAGGGCTATGGCGTGGCCGACCGGACCACCAACACGCCGGTCAACACCTCTCACCGCTTCCGCGTCGCCAGCGTGTCCAAGCCCATGACGTCCATCGGCATCATGCGGCTGATCGAGAGCGGCCAGATTCGTCTGACGGACCGCGTCTTCGGCCAGGGCGGATTGCTGGGGGAGACGTTCGGCGCGCAGGGCACCTACCGGGACAGCCGCGTCCTGAACATCACCGTCCAGCACCTGCTCGAGCACACCGCGGGCGGCTGGGACAACAGCGACGCCGATGGCTCGGACGACCCCATGTTCATGAACACGAGCATGACCCACGCGCAGCTCATCCAGTGGGTGTTGCAGAACGTGCCGCTCGAGTTCGCGCCTGGCACGAGGTACCAGTACTCGAACTTCGGCTACAGCGTCCTGGGCCGCATCATCGAGCGAGTCACCGGGATGCCGTATGACACCTATATGCGCGACCGCGTGTTCACGCCCAGCGGCGCCACCAGCTTCGCCGTGGGAGGCGACACGCTGAGCGCCCGTCTGCCCAACGAGGTCGTCTACTACCAGTTGGGCGCGGGGGCGGCCAATCCCTACGGCATGCCGGTGCGTCGCATGGATGCGCACGGAGGCTGGGTCGTCACGCCCATCGACGCGGTGCGCGTCGCCGTGCGAGCCGATGGATTCTCCACCGTCCCGGACCTGCTGAGCGCGACGTCCCTCGCCACGATGACCACCCGCACGACGGCCCCCGACACCGCGGGCAATCCCGTCAACTACGCCAAGGGCTGGGCGGTGAACAGCATCCCCAACTGGTGGCACAACGGCTACGTCCCGGGGACGCTGGCCTTGTTGGTTCGGACCGATGACCGCTACGGGCCCAGCCGCACCGAGGAGTTCGCCTGGTCCGCGATGACCAACTCCAACAACAAGCCACTCTCGGGTACGTCCGACATCAACCTCGACGGCCTCATGTGGAGCGTCGTGAACGGCGTCAGCGCCTGGCCTGCGCATGACCTGTTCTAG
- a CDS encoding endo-1,C4-beta-glucanase encodes MSGLAAADVVILNPGELKGQVSFGSVPIQEFHLRATSSGGLTASKTFTASPYSLTVESGHSYKAHLRSSFVTSAGGQSFLEVDRKNFVAVDNQVGPTTMNFNYPNTGFINVSLGVVGGTLARYDVFANAVGSTEDYAAGTYRYLSGTLPASATDVLALIPMSQVTMTGRVLLTTTSGIEVERELPAKTLNMLQGPSNVSWTLDISNTGHVAGSISAPPGVTVQYHQLFVKGVQSTVTAGINAVRQVAAGASYDLELPPGPYDIYLRTQFSMSPRYSDTKSYRVTVTTGATTPLNFNDAMGTARLPVVVGGFLSNADIFEAQALLTRKGPAPGLETQAATDLLANGRMDFLVPSGNWKQEMLLLSFRDTSNPAVEHTSTLIRHPLGNNAPLLPVAGGATATFSPQPMSLVRTTLYFDVQEPSPSAPEALLSYPSATLRRVFFDANTGSGWDVSTTANSSANNTSVASVKVIAEPGTYTLNAVASINGGHTQFPGQSITIAEPTVTPAGSNVLVTPVNKQDLKVDIKFPGVSNGGLTTVVESPLGPEVPRGLKAFCADGASAEGLECSPLFYDIATTAQFTEATVCIRRKFQGTNALSQFLRLYHFNKDAPPSGQWEELPPPPNTEPAFDCSADPSLCGCASVEACGIDYEVDPPVSVILICGVTNSFSPFAIFEKPATFTNKVDGVEYQGPTGPPSPRTWTARKAGAYRITATGASGGSATAGQPGGCGAKVGGVFNLQANDTLQLRVGQKGTAATYSAGGGGGTFVTLNGSPLLIAGGGGGLRTGSLVPGRNGSTGTAGTAGSTNSSYTSGFNAGGTAGLGGARAATYGAGGGGWSGNGASDGSFGDGGFSFLAGGQGGAGKTCGGLAHGGYGGGGAGNGCYGGGGGGGYSGGGGGHVGGGGGSLNTGTQPVAVEGACTANGHGEITIEFAHP; translated from the coding sequence ATGTCCGGACTGGCCGCCGCCGATGTGGTGATTCTCAATCCGGGGGAGCTCAAGGGCCAGGTGTCCTTCGGCTCAGTGCCGATTCAAGAGTTCCATCTGCGCGCCACGTCTTCGGGCGGCCTCACCGCGTCCAAGACCTTCACGGCGAGCCCCTACTCCCTGACCGTGGAGAGCGGTCATTCCTATAAGGCTCACCTCCGGTCCTCCTTCGTCACGTCGGCGGGAGGGCAGTCATTCCTGGAAGTGGATCGAAAGAACTTCGTGGCGGTCGACAACCAGGTCGGCCCCACCACGATGAACTTCAACTACCCCAACACGGGCTTCATCAATGTCTCGCTCGGGGTGGTGGGAGGCACGCTCGCCCGATACGACGTCTTCGCGAACGCGGTGGGCTCGACCGAGGACTACGCGGCGGGAACCTACCGCTACCTGTCGGGGACGTTGCCTGCGTCCGCCACGGATGTGCTCGCCCTGATTCCCATGAGCCAGGTCACCATGACGGGCCGGGTGCTCTTGACCACCACCTCGGGCATCGAGGTGGAGCGCGAGCTCCCGGCCAAGACGCTCAACATGCTCCAGGGGCCGAGCAATGTCTCCTGGACCCTCGACATCTCCAACACGGGGCACGTCGCGGGGAGCATCAGCGCTCCGCCGGGTGTCACCGTCCAGTACCACCAGCTCTTCGTCAAGGGTGTCCAGAGCACGGTGACGGCCGGCATCAACGCCGTCCGGCAGGTGGCCGCCGGGGCCTCCTATGACTTGGAGCTGCCACCGGGGCCCTATGACATCTATCTGCGCACGCAGTTCTCGATGAGCCCCCGGTACTCGGACACGAAGTCGTACCGGGTCACCGTCACGACGGGCGCGACGACGCCTCTGAACTTCAATGACGCGATGGGCACCGCGCGGCTTCCGGTCGTCGTCGGCGGCTTCCTGTCCAACGCGGACATCTTCGAGGCGCAGGCGCTTCTGACTCGCAAGGGCCCGGCGCCGGGCCTGGAGACGCAGGCCGCCACGGACCTCCTCGCGAATGGACGGATGGATTTCCTGGTCCCCTCGGGGAACTGGAAACAGGAGATGCTCCTGCTGTCCTTCCGTGACACGTCCAACCCGGCGGTCGAGCACACGTCCACGCTGATTCGCCATCCGCTGGGCAACAACGCGCCCCTGCTTCCGGTCGCGGGAGGGGCGACGGCGACCTTCAGCCCCCAGCCGATGTCCCTGGTCAGGACCACGCTCTATTTCGACGTGCAGGAGCCCAGCCCGTCCGCGCCGGAGGCGCTGCTCAGCTACCCGTCCGCGACGCTGCGCCGGGTCTTCTTCGATGCGAACACGGGAAGCGGTTGGGACGTGAGCACCACGGCCAATAGCTCCGCGAACAACACGAGCGTCGCCTCCGTGAAGGTCATCGCCGAGCCCGGCACGTACACCCTCAACGCGGTTGCCTCCATCAATGGGGGCCATACGCAGTTCCCTGGCCAGAGCATCACCATCGCGGAGCCGACGGTGACTCCGGCCGGCTCGAACGTGCTGGTCACCCCGGTCAACAAGCAGGACCTCAAGGTGGACATCAAGTTCCCCGGGGTTTCGAACGGGGGCCTCACCACGGTGGTCGAGTCTCCGCTGGGCCCCGAGGTTCCTCGCGGGCTGAAGGCGTTCTGTGCGGACGGTGCGAGCGCGGAGGGACTCGAGTGCAGTCCGCTCTTCTATGACATCGCGACCACCGCGCAGTTCACCGAGGCGACGGTGTGCATCCGCCGGAAGTTCCAGGGGACCAACGCGCTGTCGCAGTTCCTGCGGCTCTATCACTTCAACAAGGACGCGCCTCCCTCGGGCCAGTGGGAGGAGTTGCCGCCGCCTCCGAACACGGAGCCGGCGTTCGATTGCAGCGCCGACCCGTCGCTGTGTGGTTGTGCTTCCGTGGAGGCCTGCGGCATTGACTACGAAGTGGACCCGCCGGTGAGTGTGATTCTCATCTGTGGTGTCACGAACAGCTTCTCGCCCTTCGCCATCTTCGAGAAGCCGGCGACCTTCACCAACAAGGTGGATGGGGTGGAGTACCAGGGGCCGACGGGGCCTCCGTCACCGAGGACGTGGACGGCGCGGAAGGCGGGGGCGTATCGCATCACCGCCACGGGCGCGAGTGGCGGGAGCGCGACCGCGGGCCAGCCGGGTGGATGCGGAGCCAAGGTCGGAGGCGTGTTCAACCTCCAGGCGAACGACACGCTGCAACTGCGCGTGGGCCAGAAGGGGACCGCGGCGACGTACAGCGCGGGCGGTGGTGGCGGCACCTTCGTGACCTTGAACGGCAGTCCGCTGCTCATCGCGGGCGGCGGTGGCGGTCTTCGCACCGGGTCGTTGGTCCCGGGCCGCAACGGCAGCACGGGCACGGCGGGCACCGCGGGCTCGACGAACTCCAGCTACACGTCGGGGTTCAACGCGGGCGGGACCGCGGGCCTGGGCGGAGCGAGGGCCGCGACCTACGGCGCTGGCGGTGGCGGCTGGTCCGGCAATGGCGCCTCCGACGGGAGCTTTGGCGACGGCGGCTTCTCCTTCCTGGCGGGAGGGCAGGGTGGGGCCGGCAAGACGTGCGGCGGCCTGGCGCACGGTGGCTATGGCGGTGGCGGCGCGGGTAACGGCTGCTACGGCGGCGGTGGTGGGGGTGGCTACTCGGGTGGTGGTGGCGGCCATGTGGGCGGAGGCGGTGGTTCGTTGAACACCGGCACCCAGCCCGTGGCGGTCGAAGGCGCGTGCACCGCGAACGGTCACGGCGAAATCACCATCGAGTTCGCTCACCCGTAG
- a CDS encoding TerB N-terminal domain-containing protein, producing the protein MWPPTPRKTEWIPPGQSIEVAGYTLKDGMVYVGSRLRAVNAPGTEPALINPSLEVASRPNRNGQGMRYWPSYSDISPASRAGYLEWLSSGRRSPTAYIGYVFLFFYGLERRALIELGMDSAALAEARLIEEEVQSLLEVHTENSSFRSYASAFLDVLRVRRTGEDGLLKEAPQFTLRHAGAASFDVRVAVGTAASKGLPLPADWALAWAVEASDAKLRTPAVRCPEEFQTLFRARYQRDHGAGIVPRAKKSQVEARYQPASASFAGIVRLISASVTEASETSLKPVRELIEDCCDSLESYSRWVGKNPDARNSMSALALLPPELATSMEGGADVQALRALLRQALGDKTSAPVAATDLLKHWPTATSGKLSKSEAVGLAQALEKLGHGMEPDPRMGGAVLSADESAQLFALPPDSPSAPSPSYLSALAMLHLAASVATADGTVSTDEVTRMESMVEAAQGLLVSEKARLRAHVSWLLARPASSAGHKKRVEALTPEARKSLGDLLVEVAVADGSVSPQELKTLSKLYAMLGLDENSVYSRVHAASAARPTAATEPVPMRLAGAPERGFAIPAPPPEKGERLALDMRSVQAKLAETAAVSSLLGSIFAEEDAPPPVAPVSPPATESGVGGLDALHTALLRALVVKPEWPRSEVEKLASGLGLLPDGALDVINDAAFEVCGEPLLEGDETLQLNEQAVKEMMS; encoded by the coding sequence TTGTGGCCTCCCACTCCGCGGAAGACGGAGTGGATTCCTCCGGGCCAGTCCATCGAGGTCGCCGGGTACACGCTCAAGGACGGAATGGTCTATGTGGGCTCGCGGCTGCGCGCTGTGAACGCACCAGGCACCGAGCCCGCGCTCATCAACCCCAGCCTCGAAGTGGCCTCACGCCCGAATCGCAATGGGCAGGGTATGAGGTATTGGCCCTCGTACTCGGACATATCTCCCGCATCCCGGGCGGGTTATCTGGAGTGGCTCTCAAGTGGGCGTCGGAGTCCCACCGCCTACATCGGCTATGTATTCCTCTTCTTCTACGGACTGGAACGCCGAGCACTCATCGAGTTGGGCATGGACTCCGCGGCACTCGCCGAGGCCCGGCTCATCGAGGAAGAAGTCCAAAGCCTCCTTGAGGTCCACACAGAAAACAGCTCTTTTCGTAGCTACGCCTCGGCCTTCCTCGATGTCTTGCGCGTGCGTCGCACTGGCGAGGATGGGCTGCTGAAGGAAGCTCCCCAGTTCACGCTGCGCCATGCTGGCGCGGCCTCGTTCGACGTACGTGTAGCAGTGGGCACCGCTGCCTCGAAGGGGCTCCCACTCCCGGCAGACTGGGCCCTTGCATGGGCCGTGGAGGCCAGTGACGCGAAGCTGCGAACCCCCGCCGTCCGCTGCCCCGAGGAGTTCCAGACCCTCTTCCGTGCGCGCTATCAGCGAGACCACGGTGCAGGCATCGTCCCTCGCGCGAAGAAGTCGCAGGTTGAGGCGCGCTACCAACCCGCGAGTGCCTCCTTCGCGGGCATCGTGCGTCTGATTTCCGCCTCCGTCACCGAGGCCTCCGAAACCTCGCTCAAGCCCGTGCGCGAGCTCATTGAGGACTGCTGCGACTCACTCGAATCCTACAGCCGTTGGGTGGGGAAGAACCCCGACGCGCGCAACAGCATGAGCGCCCTGGCGCTACTGCCACCCGAGCTGGCGACATCGATGGAGGGAGGCGCGGATGTGCAGGCGCTCCGCGCGCTGCTGCGACAGGCACTCGGCGACAAAACCTCCGCACCCGTGGCCGCCACCGACCTCCTGAAGCACTGGCCCACCGCGACCTCCGGCAAGCTCTCGAAGTCCGAGGCCGTGGGGCTGGCCCAGGCCCTCGAAAAACTCGGCCACGGCATGGAGCCCGACCCTCGAATGGGCGGCGCTGTCCTCTCCGCCGACGAGTCCGCCCAGCTCTTCGCACTGCCTCCCGATTCACCGAGTGCGCCCTCTCCAAGCTACCTGTCGGCGCTCGCGATGCTCCACCTCGCCGCCTCGGTGGCGACCGCCGACGGAACCGTCTCAACGGATGAAGTCACACGCATGGAATCCATGGTGGAAGCGGCGCAAGGACTGCTCGTCTCGGAGAAAGCCCGCCTCCGGGCCCATGTCTCCTGGCTGCTCGCGAGGCCCGCCTCCAGCGCGGGCCACAAGAAGCGCGTGGAGGCGCTGACACCCGAGGCCCGGAAGTCGCTCGGAGACCTCCTCGTCGAAGTCGCCGTGGCGGACGGCAGCGTATCGCCCCAAGAGCTCAAGACCCTGTCGAAGCTCTACGCCATGCTGGGGCTGGACGAGAACAGCGTCTACTCGCGGGTCCACGCCGCCTCGGCGGCACGGCCCACGGCGGCGACCGAGCCTGTCCCCATGCGACTGGCCGGAGCACCCGAGAGGGGCTTCGCCATCCCCGCACCGCCCCCCGAGAAGGGTGAGCGGCTCGCACTCGACATGCGCAGCGTCCAGGCGAAGCTGGCCGAGACCGCCGCGGTCTCCAGCCTCCTGGGGAGCATCTTCGCCGAGGAGGATGCACCACCTCCCGTGGCTCCGGTGTCACCACCCGCGACGGAATCAGGAGTCGGGGGCCTGGACGCCCTCCACACCGCCCTGCTTCGCGCGCTCGTCGTGAAGCCGGAGTGGCCGCGTTCGGAGGTGGAGAAGCTCGCCAGCGGGCTCGGGCTGCTCCCGGACGGCGCACTGGACGTCATCAACGACGCGGCCTTCGAGGTGTGCGGCGAGCCGCTCCTCGAGGGTGACGAAACGCTTCAGCTCAATGAACAAGCAGTCAAGGAGATGATGTCATGA